In Nocardia sputorum, a single genomic region encodes these proteins:
- a CDS encoding class I SAM-dependent RNA methyltransferase: protein MSERRTGTFEVRLGPPGHGGFCVARHEGRVVFVRHGLPGELVRVRVTEDRGGSFCRADAVEVLEPSPDRVPAACPVSGPGGAGCCDFSFATPVAQRALKAAVVVEQLRRLAGIEREVLVEPIGSGDVIGGWRTRVRLAVDAQGRAGVHRYRSTDVIADLRCPQPVAGALDGIADRQWTPGADLVIAVDGDGIRHVVELAPAAEAEPGSRGGERRGPGGSREAGGRDKRGGGGAGRRDRPHGRDRRGGRRGGGGEWTAAEGARRDDRRAASARRAAAHAARDEWVFEGSGRAVEYVAGRRWEVAATGFWQAHRGAAQRYSDLIAEWSDLRPGGRAWDLYSGAGVFAARLAEQAGRTGVVLAVESARSAVADGAAALRDLPWVELRAQRVERWVQEHVGGAAPDVVVLDPPRAGAGKEVIGAVAAGGAARILHVGCDPAAFARDLGLYQAAGYRLADLRAFDAFPATHHVECLALLER from the coding sequence ATGAGCGAGCGGCGGACCGGCACGTTCGAGGTGCGGCTCGGGCCGCCGGGGCACGGCGGCTTCTGCGTCGCACGGCACGAGGGACGTGTCGTGTTCGTCCGGCACGGACTGCCCGGCGAGCTGGTGCGGGTGCGGGTCACCGAGGATCGCGGCGGCTCGTTCTGCCGGGCCGACGCCGTCGAGGTGCTCGAGCCGTCCCCGGATCGGGTACCGGCCGCTTGCCCGGTGTCCGGTCCCGGTGGCGCCGGATGCTGCGATTTCTCCTTCGCCACACCGGTGGCCCAGCGCGCGTTGAAGGCCGCGGTGGTGGTCGAACAGTTGCGGCGGTTGGCCGGGATAGAGCGGGAAGTGCTGGTGGAGCCGATCGGCTCCGGCGACGTGATCGGCGGATGGCGCACACGTGTGCGGCTCGCGGTCGACGCACAGGGTCGCGCGGGCGTGCACCGCTACCGCAGCACCGACGTGATCGCGGATCTGCGGTGTCCGCAACCGGTCGCGGGAGCGCTGGACGGGATCGCGGACCGGCAATGGACGCCCGGCGCCGACTTGGTGATCGCGGTGGACGGTGACGGAATCCGGCATGTCGTCGAGCTGGCGCCCGCCGCCGAGGCCGAGCCGGGCAGTCGCGGCGGAGAGCGGCGCGGCCCGGGCGGCAGCCGGGAGGCAGGTGGCCGGGACAAGCGTGGTGGCGGGGGAGCCGGTCGACGCGACCGGCCGCACGGCCGTGACCGGCGCGGGGGACGGCGTGGCGGCGGCGGCGAATGGACTGCCGCGGAGGGCGCCCGCCGCGACGACCGGCGAGCGGCGTCCGCCCGGCGTGCGGCGGCGCACGCGGCGCGCGACGAGTGGGTGTTCGAGGGCAGCGGGCGGGCGGTCGAGTACGTGGCGGGCCGTCGCTGGGAGGTCGCGGCGACGGGCTTCTGGCAAGCACACCGCGGTGCGGCGCAACGGTATTCGGATCTGATCGCGGAGTGGTCGGACCTGCGGCCCGGCGGGCGGGCCTGGGATCTCTACAGCGGCGCGGGGGTCTTCGCCGCGCGGCTCGCCGAGCAGGCCGGACGCACCGGTGTGGTGCTCGCGGTGGAGTCCGCCCGGTCCGCCGTGGCCGACGGCGCCGCCGCGCTGCGCGATCTGCCCTGGGTGGAGCTGCGCGCCCAGCGGGTGGAACGCTGGGTGCAAGAACACGTCGGCGGAGCCGCCCCGGATGTCGTCGTGCTCGACCCACCGCGCGCCGGTGCGGGCAAGGAGGTGATCGGCGCCGTCGCCGCCGGCGGGGCGGCGCGAATCCTCCACGTCGGCTGCGATCCCGCCGCGTTCGCCCGTGACCTGGGCCTGTATCAGGCCGCGGGCTACCGCCTCGCCGATCTGCGTGCCTTCGACGCTTTCCCCGCGACGCACCACGTGGAATGCCTGGCGCTGCTGGAGCGGTGA